A genome region from Ligilactobacillus cholophilus includes the following:
- the atpH gene encoding ATP synthase F1 subunit delta, translated as MAISNATLAIRYGNALFEVAKEQDSLTETANELSELKAALDKEPGFVVFMTSPQIDEKAKQETLEEMTKNASSLVQNLLKMLYDYHRIMILQAIIDVFNRLYDEDRKIVRATVKTAIALDDAQKDKLAKKFAEIENANQVILEEKVDPSIIGGVVLQSSSYIYDGSIKSKLEQVKRLLLKR; from the coding sequence ATGGCAATAAGTAATGCAACACTTGCAATTCGTTATGGCAATGCCCTTTTTGAAGTTGCTAAAGAACAAGACTCTTTGACTGAAACAGCTAACGAGTTAAGTGAGTTAAAAGCAGCTTTAGATAAAGAACCTGGATTCGTCGTTTTTATGACAAGTCCTCAAATCGATGAAAAAGCTAAACAAGAAACATTAGAAGAGATGACAAAGAATGCATCATCATTAGTACAAAATTTACTAAAGATGTTATATGACTATCATCGAATCATGATCTTGCAAGCAATTATCGATGTATTTAACAGATTATACGATGAAGATCGTAAAATTGTTCGTGCAACTGTTAAAACTGCGATTGCACTTGATGATGCACAAAAAGATAAATTAGCAAAGAAATTTGCTGAAATCGAAAATGCAAATCAAGTTATCTTAGAAGAAAAAGTTGACCCATCAATTATTGGCGGAGTGGTTTTACAATCATCAAGTTATATTTATGATGGTTCAATTAAATCTAAGTTAGAACAAGTTAAACGTCTGTTATTAAAAAGATAA
- a CDS encoding F0F1 ATP synthase subunit epsilon, producing the protein MSDKPELTVSVVTPDGEVYNNKTTLVVCKTTEGELGIMPNHTPVLASLAIDEIRVKTGEDKFDEIAISGGFLEFSNNTLSIVASAAERKENIDTSRAERARQRAEKRIKDARTKHDEKELKRAEISLKRAINRIRISGSNK; encoded by the coding sequence ATGAGTGATAAACCTGAATTAACAGTCTCTGTTGTTACTCCTGATGGTGAAGTATACAATAACAAAACAACTTTAGTGGTTTGCAAAACAACTGAAGGTGAATTGGGAATTATGCCTAACCATACACCAGTTTTAGCATCACTTGCGATTGATGAAATTCGTGTTAAAACAGGAGAAGATAAATTCGATGAAATTGCTATAAGTGGTGGTTTCTTGGAATTTTCAAATAATACATTATCAATTGTTGCGTCTGCTGCAGAACGTAAAGAAAATATTGATACATCACGTGCTGAACGTGCGCGTCAACGTGCCGAAAAGCGGATCAAAGACGCACGGACAAAACATGATGAAAAAGAATTGAAGCGTGCTGAAATTTCATTGAAGCGTGCGATTAATCGAATTAGAATTTCTGGTTCAAATAAATAA
- a CDS encoding DUF1146 family protein, with protein MRQIGINAVFNLISNFTFIFIAFKCLQSLRLDYYVNKSKQQAFKLVLVLVSTALGFLVSQFFLNFIDSVRNLGYLL; from the coding sequence ATGAGACAGATTGGAATCAATGCTGTATTTAATTTAATTAGCAATTTTACTTTTATTTTTATTGCATTTAAATGTTTGCAGTCACTCAGGTTAGACTACTATGTTAATAAGAGTAAACAACAAGCATTTAAATTAGTTTTGGTTCTAGTTTCAACTGCTCTAGGTTTCTTAGTAAGCCAATTCTTCCTAAACTTCATCGATAGTGTAAGAAATTTAGGATATCTATTGTAA
- the atpD gene encoding F0F1 ATP synthase subunit beta — translation MRTGKVVQVIGPVVDVQFPLNESLPQIDNALHVKREDGTELVIEVALELGDGVMRTIAMDTTDGLKRGAEVTDTGSSISVPVGDDTLGRVFNVLGDTIDDGPKFSKDHKRSPIHRDAPAYDELNPGTEILETGIKVIDLLEPYIRGGKTGLFGGAGVGKTVLIQELIHNIAEEHNGISVFTGVGERTREGNDLYYEMKESGVLEKTAMVFGQMNEPPGARMRVALTGLTIAEYFRDVEGQDVLLFIDNIFRFTQAGSEVSALLGRIPSAVGYQPTLATEMGQLQERITSTKKGSITSIQAVYVPADDYTDPAPATTFAHLDATTNLERSLTQQGIYPAVDPLASTSSALSPEIVGEEHYKVATDVQHILQRYRELQDIISILGMDELSDDEKVTVARARRVQFFLSQNFHVAEQFTGQPGSYVPVKETVKGFKEILDGKYDDLPEDAFRSCGPIEDVIEKAKKMTEND, via the coding sequence ATGAGAACTGGTAAAGTAGTTCAAGTTATCGGTCCTGTCGTTGACGTTCAATTTCCTCTTAATGAATCATTACCACAAATTGATAATGCTTTACATGTAAAGCGTGAAGATGGTACAGAACTCGTGATTGAAGTTGCCCTTGAATTGGGTGACGGCGTAATGCGTACAATTGCGATGGATACAACTGATGGTTTGAAGCGTGGTGCTGAAGTTACAGACACTGGCTCATCAATCAGTGTACCTGTTGGTGATGACACATTAGGACGTGTATTTAACGTTTTAGGTGACACAATCGATGATGGCCCTAAATTTAGCAAGGATCATAAGCGCAGTCCAATTCACCGTGATGCTCCTGCATACGATGAATTGAACCCTGGTACTGAAATTTTGGAAACTGGTATCAAAGTTATTGACCTATTGGAACCATACATTAGAGGTGGAAAGACTGGTCTATTTGGTGGTGCCGGTGTTGGTAAAACTGTTTTAATTCAAGAATTAATTCATAACATTGCCGAAGAACACAATGGTATTTCAGTATTTACTGGTGTAGGTGAACGTACACGTGAAGGTAATGATCTTTACTATGAAATGAAAGAATCAGGAGTATTAGAAAAGACTGCAATGGTCTTTGGTCAAATGAACGAGCCACCTGGAGCACGTATGCGTGTTGCCTTGACTGGTTTAACAATTGCTGAATACTTCCGTGATGTAGAAGGTCAAGATGTGTTGCTCTTTATTGACAACATCTTCCGGTTTACTCAAGCTGGTTCAGAAGTTTCTGCCTTACTTGGTCGAATTCCTTCTGCCGTAGGTTATCAACCAACGTTAGCTACAGAAATGGGACAATTACAAGAACGAATCACTTCAACAAAGAAGGGTTCAATTACATCAATCCAAGCTGTTTATGTTCCTGCTGATGACTATACTGATCCTGCTCCAGCAACAACATTTGCTCACTTGGATGCAACAACTAACTTGGAACGTTCATTAACTCAACAAGGTATTTATCCAGCCGTTGACCCATTGGCATCAACATCAAGTGCTTTATCACCTGAAATTGTCGGTGAAGAACACTACAAAGTTGCTACTGATGTTCAACATATCTTGCAACGTTACCGTGAATTACAAGATATCATTTCTATTTTGGGTATGGATGAATTATCTGATGATGAAAAAGTAACAGTTGCACGTGCTCGTAGAGTACAATTCTTCTTATCACAAAACTTCCACGTTGCTGAACAATTTACAGGCCAACCAGGTTCATATGTTCCAGTAAAAGAAACTGTAAAAGGTTTCAAGGAAATTTTGGATGGTAAATATGATGATTTGCCAGAAGATGCTTTCCGTTCATGTGGCCCAATTGAAGATGTAATCGAAAAAGCAAAGAAAATGACAGAAAACGATTAA
- the atpE gene encoding F0F1 ATP synthase subunit C, protein MTTALALLGAGIAAGLAAIGTGVGNGLVISKMLESMARQPELSGQLRTNMFIGVGLIEAVPIIAIVIAFMLLAK, encoded by the coding sequence ATGACAACAGCATTAGCATTACTCGGTGCAGGAATCGCAGCAGGACTTGCTGCTATTGGTACAGGTGTAGGTAACGGCTTAGTTATTTCAAAGATGTTGGAATCAATGGCTCGTCAACCAGAATTATCAGGACAATTAAGAACTAACATGTTTATCGGTGTTGGTTTGATCGAAGCTGTTCCTATTATTGCGATCGTTATCGCATTTATGTTATTGGCAAAATAA
- a CDS encoding L-threonylcarbamoyladenylate synthase, protein MEITKIYQPSEVDQAAREIQLGELIAFPTETVYGLGADVNNEKAVLRVFQAKNRPADNPLNVTVANSEMVKKYVNQINDWGQKLIQNFWPGPLTLIFKIKSGSLPKVVTGGLTTAAFRCPDNKVTLELIEKAGTPIVGPSANTSGKPSPTSAQHVFHDMEGKIAGIIDDGPTAVGMESTIIDLSGDTPVIVRPGAISTTEIEKVLGMPIKMKKQASAEKYKHYNPNANVMMVSDSDWSDAIKWASQQMNIGIMATTNIIKKVPENVITYDLGENINSASRKFFAGIRELDSKGVDTILVQQFPEIGLGEAYMNRLRKASADQMWQLK, encoded by the coding sequence ATGGAAATCACAAAAATATATCAACCTAGTGAAGTTGATCAGGCTGCACGTGAAATTCAGTTGGGAGAGTTAATTGCTTTTCCAACAGAAACCGTTTATGGATTAGGTGCAGATGTGAATAATGAAAAAGCAGTATTACGCGTATTTCAAGCTAAAAATCGTCCAGCGGATAATCCGCTAAATGTTACAGTAGCAAATTCAGAAATGGTTAAAAAATATGTAAATCAAATTAATGATTGGGGTCAAAAATTAATACAAAATTTTTGGCCAGGACCATTAACGTTGATTTTTAAAATAAAATCTGGCTCACTACCTAAGGTTGTTACTGGTGGATTAACAACAGCAGCATTTAGATGTCCAGATAATAAAGTCACATTAGAACTTATTGAGAAGGCAGGAACTCCAATTGTTGGGCCTTCAGCTAATACTTCTGGAAAGCCAAGTCCTACGAGTGCACAACATGTTTTTCATGATATGGAGGGCAAGATTGCAGGGATTATTGATGATGGACCAACTGCTGTTGGAATGGAATCAACAATTATCGATTTGAGTGGGGATACTCCAGTTATTGTTCGTCCTGGAGCAATTAGTACGACTGAAATTGAAAAGGTATTAGGGATGCCAATTAAAATGAAAAAACAAGCATCTGCAGAAAAATACAAACATTATAATCCTAATGCAAATGTGATGATGGTATCTGATTCTGATTGGAGTGATGCGATTAAGTGGGCTTCTCAACAAATGAATATCGGAATTATGGCTACTACAAATATAATTAAAAAAGTTCCTGAAAATGTAATCACATATGATTTGGGTGAAAATATTAATTCAGCTAGTCGAAAATTCTTTGCTGGCATTCGTGAACTTGATAGTAAAGGTGTTGATACAATTTTAGTTCAACAGTTTCCAGAAATCGGTTTAGGTGAGGCATATATGAATAGATTACGTAAAGCTAGTGCAGATCAAATGTGGCAATTAAAGTAG
- the atpA gene encoding F0F1 ATP synthase subunit alpha, translating to MSIKAEEISALIKKQLADYQDELSVDEVGTVTYVGDGIARANGLDNALSGELVEFQNGVYGMAQNLESTDVGIVVLGDFKGIREGDTVKRTGKIMEVPVGEALIGRVVNPLGQPIDGMGEIKTDKTRPVERKAPGVMDRQSVSEPLQTGIKAIDALVPIGRGQRELIIGDRKTGKTSLAIDTILNQKDQDMICIYVAIGQKESTVREQVETLRKYGAMDYTIVVSAGPSEPAPMLYIAPYAGAAMGEEFMFNGKNVLIIYDDLTKQADAYRELSLILRRPPGREAYPGDIFYLHSRLLERAAKLNDKLGGGSMTALPFIETKAGDVSAYIPTNVISITDGQIFLDSDKFYAGIRPAIDAGTSVSRVGGAAQIKAMKKVAGTLRLDLASYSELESFTQFGSDLDEATQAKLNRGRRTIEVLKQPLHKPLPVEKQVVILYALTHGFLDSVLVDDILRFQNELFDYFDSNHKDLLDEIKKTGNLPDTKKLDAAIKEFADTFQASK from the coding sequence ATGAGCATTAAGGCTGAGGAAATCAGTGCTCTTATTAAGAAACAATTAGCAGATTATCAAGATGAGTTATCTGTTGATGAAGTTGGTACTGTTACATATGTTGGTGACGGTATTGCTCGTGCAAACGGTCTCGATAACGCCTTATCTGGTGAATTGGTAGAATTCCAAAATGGAGTTTATGGAATGGCTCAAAACTTGGAATCAACTGATGTTGGGATCGTTGTTTTGGGTGATTTTAAAGGAATTCGTGAAGGCGACACTGTAAAGCGTACAGGTAAGATTATGGAAGTTCCTGTTGGTGAAGCTTTAATTGGTCGTGTTGTAAATCCTTTAGGACAACCAATCGATGGGATGGGCGAAATTAAAACCGATAAGACTCGTCCTGTAGAAAGAAAAGCACCTGGCGTTATGGATCGACAATCAGTTTCAGAACCATTACAAACTGGTATTAAAGCGATTGATGCTTTAGTTCCAATTGGTCGTGGACAACGTGAATTGATTATCGGTGACCGTAAAACTGGTAAGACATCACTTGCAATTGATACAATCTTGAATCAAAAAGATCAAGATATGATTTGTATCTATGTTGCAATTGGTCAAAAGGAATCTACTGTTCGTGAACAAGTAGAAACATTGCGTAAGTACGGTGCAATGGATTATACAATTGTTGTTTCAGCTGGTCCATCAGAACCTGCTCCAATGTTGTATATTGCTCCTTATGCAGGTGCTGCAATGGGTGAAGAATTTATGTTTAACGGTAAGAATGTTTTGATCATTTATGATGATTTAACAAAACAAGCTGATGCTTACCGTGAACTTTCATTAATTTTGAGAAGACCACCTGGTCGTGAAGCTTACCCTGGTGATATCTTCTATCTTCACTCACGTTTACTTGAACGTGCTGCTAAGTTGAATGATAAGCTTGGTGGGGGTTCAATGACAGCCTTACCATTTATCGAAACAAAAGCTGGTGACGTTTCAGCTTATATTCCAACAAACGTTATTTCAATTACAGATGGACAAATCTTCTTGGACAGTGATAAATTCTATGCCGGAATTCGTCCAGCTATTGATGCGGGTACATCAGTTTCTCGTGTTGGTGGTGCTGCACAAATTAAGGCTATGAAGAAAGTTGCTGGGACATTACGTTTGGACTTAGCATCATATAGTGAATTGGAATCATTTACACAATTTGGTTCTGATTTGGATGAAGCTACACAAGCTAAGTTAAATCGTGGTCGTCGAACAATTGAAGTATTAAAGCAACCATTACATAAACCATTACCTGTTGAAAAACAAGTAGTGATCTTGTATGCATTAACACATGGATTCTTAGATTCAGTATTAGTTGATGATATCTTACGTTTCCAAAATGAATTGTTTGATTACTTCGATAGCAATCACAAAGACTTGCTAGATGAAATTAAGAAAACTGGTAACTTACCAGACACTAAGAAGCTTGATGCTGCAATTAAAGAATTTGCAGATACATTTCAAGCAAGTAAATAG
- the upp gene encoding uracil phosphoribosyltransferase → MGKFEVLDHPLIQHKLTIIRDKNCGTREFREIVNEIAELMVYEVCRDMPLEDVEVETPVATAVEKRLAGKKVVVVPILRAGLGMVDGVLELLPAAKVGHIGMYRDEETLQPHEYFVKMPEHLDKREMIIVDPMLATGGSAIAAVDALKKRGARSIRFVCLVAAPEGVKALREAHPDIDVYAAALDDHLNENGYIVPGLGDAGDRLFGTK, encoded by the coding sequence GTGGGAAAATTTGAAGTTTTAGATCACCCATTGATTCAACATAAATTAACAATTATTCGTGATAAAAACTGTGGTACTCGTGAATTTCGTGAAATTGTTAATGAAATTGCAGAACTAATGGTTTACGAAGTATGTCGTGATATGCCATTAGAGGATGTAGAAGTTGAAACGCCGGTAGCAACAGCTGTTGAAAAGCGTTTAGCGGGGAAGAAAGTAGTTGTTGTTCCAATTTTACGTGCCGGTTTAGGTATGGTAGATGGGGTATTAGAATTGCTACCAGCTGCAAAAGTCGGTCATATTGGAATGTATCGTGATGAAGAAACATTACAACCACATGAATATTTTGTGAAAATGCCCGAACATTTGGATAAACGTGAAATGATAATTGTTGATCCAATGTTGGCAACAGGGGGTTCAGCAATAGCAGCTGTTGATGCATTAAAGAAACGCGGTGCAAGATCAATTCGTTTTGTTTGTTTAGTAGCAGCTCCAGAAGGAGTAAAGGCATTGCGTGAAGCTCATCCAGATATTGATGTTTATGCTGCTGCATTAGATGATCATCTAAATGAAAATGGCTATATTGTGCCTGGATTAGGTGATGCAGGAGATCGTTTATTTGGTACAAAATAG
- the atpF gene encoding F0F1 ATP synthase subunit B, which yields MSTFLLGDAGIQWGDFLFYLVLFVIMVLIVKKFAWGPVTKILNERADKISNDIDSAEKARKEAEELAKKREDALNNSRTEAAGIISRAKQNGEQQKATIVDAAHEEVKTMKVNAKKDIEQEKQDALSSVKNDVAELSIEIASKIIQKELTPENQKELVDSYIEGLGKQNGNK from the coding sequence ATGTCTACATTTTTACTTGGCGATGCTGGTATACAATGGGGTGACTTCCTATTCTATCTAGTGCTATTTGTGATCATGGTTCTTATTGTAAAGAAATTTGCATGGGGTCCAGTAACAAAGATCTTGAATGAACGTGCTGATAAGATTTCAAATGATATCGATTCAGCTGAGAAAGCACGGAAAGAAGCAGAAGAACTCGCAAAGAAGCGTGAAGATGCATTAAACAATTCACGTACAGAAGCTGCCGGAATTATCAGCCGTGCAAAACAAAATGGTGAACAACAAAAAGCAACAATTGTCGATGCTGCACATGAAGAAGTTAAGACAATGAAGGTTAATGCCAAGAAAGACATTGAACAAGAAAAGCAAGATGCTTTATCAAGTGTCAAGAATGATGTTGCTGAATTATCTATTGAAATTGCTTCGAAGATTATTCAAAAAGAACTAACTCCTGAAAATCAAAAGGAATTAGTAGATTCATATATTGAAGGGTTGGGAAAGCAAAATGGCAATAAGTAA
- the murA gene encoding UDP-N-acetylglucosamine 1-carboxyvinyltransferase: MEKIVVRGGNELNGTVNIEGAKNAVLPILAAAILPTEGRTVLHNVPILSDVFTMNNVIRFLNVKVGFDQDKKEITIDSTSDLSYEAPFKYVSKMRASIVVLGPLLARLKHAKVAMPGGCAIGSRPIDLHLKGLEAMGAKIIRTDGYIEATTDGLKGANIYLDFPSVGATQNIMMAATLAEGTTVIENVAREPEIVDLANYLNKMGAKVMGAGTETIKVVGVDHLHGADHVVVQDRIEAGTFMIAAAITHGNVLIKDAIEEHNKPLISKLKEMGADVIQEENGIRVIGPEKLSPVDVKTLPYPGFPTDMQPQISVAQLAADGTSTLTETVFENRFMHLEELRRMNADFKIEGNAAVLNGPTHFSGSEVAATDLRAAAALILAGLVATGITQVTHLEYLDRGYWHFNQKLAALGAEIKRVNDITEQEIKVENGVKNA, translated from the coding sequence TTGGAAAAAATAGTTGTTCGTGGTGGAAACGAATTAAACGGAACAGTTAACATTGAAGGAGCAAAAAATGCTGTGCTACCAATTTTAGCAGCTGCAATTTTGCCAACAGAAGGTCGGACTGTTTTACATAACGTTCCCATTTTATCAGATGTATTTACAATGAATAATGTGATCCGCTTTTTAAATGTAAAAGTAGGATTTGATCAAGATAAGAAAGAAATTACTATTGATTCAACAAGTGATTTATCATATGAAGCACCATTTAAATATGTATCAAAAATGCGTGCATCAATCGTGGTTTTAGGACCATTATTGGCACGATTAAAACATGCTAAAGTTGCAATGCCTGGTGGTTGTGCAATTGGTTCACGTCCAATTGATTTACACTTAAAAGGTCTTGAAGCAATGGGAGCAAAAATTATTCGGACAGATGGTTATATTGAAGCAACTACTGACGGATTAAAGGGAGCTAATATTTATTTAGATTTCCCTAGTGTTGGGGCAACACAAAATATTATGATGGCTGCTACTTTAGCAGAAGGAACAACAGTAATTGAAAATGTTGCGAGAGAACCAGAAATCGTTGACTTAGCAAACTATTTGAATAAGATGGGTGCTAAGGTTATGGGTGCTGGTACAGAAACAATTAAGGTTGTTGGTGTTGATCATTTACATGGTGCAGATCATGTTGTTGTTCAAGATCGAATCGAAGCGGGTACATTTATGATTGCTGCAGCAATTACACATGGTAATGTATTAATTAAAGATGCAATTGAAGAACACAACAAACCATTGATTTCTAAGTTGAAAGAAATGGGTGCTGATGTAATTCAAGAAGAAAATGGCATTCGAGTAATTGGACCAGAAAAATTATCTCCAGTTGATGTTAAGACATTACCATATCCAGGATTTCCAACTGATATGCAACCACAAATCAGTGTGGCACAATTAGCAGCAGATGGAACAAGTACATTAACAGAAACTGTTTTTGAAAATCGCTTTATGCATTTAGAAGAATTACGTCGGATGAATGCAGACTTTAAAATTGAAGGTAATGCAGCAGTGCTTAATGGACCAACTCATTTTAGTGGCTCAGAAGTAGCTGCTACTGACTTACGTGCTGCAGCAGCATTAATCTTAGCAGGTTTAGTTGCTACAGGTATTACGCAAGTTACCCATCTGGAATATCTTGATCGTGGTTATTGGCACTTTAATCAAAAATTAGCTGCATTAGGAGCAGAAATTAAACGTGTTAACGATATTACAGAACAAGAAATTAAAGTTGAAAATGGCGTAAAAAATGCATAA
- the atpB gene encoding F0F1 ATP synthase subunit A — protein MFDDGTKIVKLFGLTFNVGNCVSGLLSAIIVCGLVIWFSRNLKLKPTGKQNALEWLIDFTNGIVKAAIPDKESDRYGLLMFVLFTFIFVANQLGLIVQFVIGDVTYVKSPTALPMTTLTLAFMVLVISHIAGINKFGFKGYVKNSFFSPMAILFPIKVLEQFTNFITLALRLYGNIFAGEVLLKLIFQMAHSHGILTFIPAIPLEMIWQGFSVFIGSIQAYVFVTLAMVYITQKVEKE, from the coding sequence GTGTTTGATGACGGAACTAAAATTGTCAAGCTATTTGGGCTTACATTTAATGTAGGTAACTGTGTTTCAGGTTTGTTATCAGCAATTATTGTATGCGGATTAGTTATTTGGTTTTCACGTAATTTGAAGTTGAAGCCAACTGGCAAGCAGAACGCGCTTGAATGGTTGATCGATTTTACTAATGGAATTGTCAAGGCAGCAATCCCAGATAAAGAAAGCGATCGATATGGGCTATTGATGTTCGTATTGTTCACTTTTATCTTTGTTGCTAACCAATTAGGGTTGATCGTTCAATTTGTAATTGGCGATGTTACATATGTTAAAAGTCCAACAGCTTTACCAATGACTACGTTAACGTTGGCATTTATGGTATTAGTAATTTCACATATTGCTGGAATTAATAAGTTTGGCTTTAAGGGATATGTTAAGAACAGTTTCTTCAGTCCAATGGCTATTTTGTTCCCAATTAAAGTCTTGGAACAATTTACAAACTTTATTACCTTAGCTTTACGTTTATACGGAAACATTTTTGCTGGTGAAGTGTTACTTAAACTTATTTTCCAAATGGCTCATTCACACGGAATCTTAACGTTTATTCCAGCTATTCCATTGGAAATGATTTGGCAAGGATTCTCCGTCTTTATTGGATCAATCCAGGCCTATGTCTTTGTAACGTTGGCAATGGTTTACATTACTCAAAAGGTCGAAAAAGAATAG
- the prmC gene encoding peptide chain release factor N(5)-glutamine methyltransferase — protein MNNSFFKAQQWAFSFIEGSNADRSGVELLLKEQMGWNDTELLMHLRDEMPQEELEKFQRNVEKYVNGYPAQYIIGKADFYGSKFKVNENTLIPRMETEELVDWILNENKVNDSLRVVDIGTGTGAIGLSLKKAVPEWKITLSDISTEALKVAAENAQTLDEEVYLTQSDLFENLNGKFDIIVSNPPYIAEDEKGLMDQSVLEHEPSLALFADNQGLKIYQRLAKECAPYLADDALMYLEIGFKQGKAVKEIFQKEFPDAKITIKKDISNHDRMVKIQF, from the coding sequence ATGAATAATTCGTTTTTTAAGGCCCAACAATGGGCTTTTTCTTTTATTGAAGGATCAAATGCTGATCGTTCTGGTGTAGAGTTGTTATTAAAAGAACAGATGGGCTGGAATGATACAGAGCTTTTAATGCACTTACGTGATGAAATGCCTCAAGAAGAATTAGAAAAATTTCAACGTAATGTGGAAAAGTATGTGAATGGTTATCCAGCACAATACATAATAGGTAAAGCTGATTTTTATGGCTCTAAGTTTAAAGTGAATGAAAATACATTAATTCCAAGGATGGAAACGGAAGAATTAGTAGATTGGATTTTAAATGAAAATAAAGTAAATGATTCTTTGAGAGTAGTGGACATTGGCACAGGAACTGGAGCAATTGGTTTATCCTTGAAAAAGGCTGTTCCTGAATGGAAGATAACACTTAGTGATATTTCAACTGAAGCGCTGAAAGTTGCAGCAGAAAATGCTCAAACATTGGATGAAGAAGTTTATTTGACTCAAAGTGATTTATTTGAAAATTTAAATGGAAAATTCGATATTATTGTTTCTAATCCTCCATATATTGCAGAGGATGAAAAAGGATTAATGGATCAAAGTGTCTTAGAACATGAACCATCTTTGGCATTGTTTGCTGACAATCAAGGATTAAAAATATATCAACGTTTGGCAAAAGAATGTGCACCATATTTAGCTGATGATGCGCTGATGTATTTAGAAATCGGATTTAAACAGGGAAAAGCAGTAAAAGAGATTTTTCAAAAAGAATTTCCTGATGCAAAAATTACAATAAAAAAAGATATTTCAAATCATGATCGTATGGTAAAGATTCAATTTTAG
- a CDS encoding F0F1 ATP synthase subunit gamma, whose translation MAGSLQSVKRRISSTKKTQQITNAMQMVSTVKLNQIQKHTASYQVYAAKIRSVITHLAKSHLLDAANASGAKKDDGQINTLGMLQQRPIKKNGIVVMTSDRGLVGSYNSTVLKETMSLIQNVSKAANKKDDIVILAIGGTGADFFKQRGYNIGYEYRGVSDVPTFKEIRPIVQAIVTMYDSKAYDKLYVCYNHFVNTLTSAFRVEQMLPITAENVGDMEDSGIAENEEGKAEPTYDTEPSEDAILEVILPQYAESLVYGAILDAKTAEHASSSTAMKSASDNADDIISSLQLQYNRARQSAITTEITEITGAQAALE comes from the coding sequence ATGGCTGGTTCTTTACAAAGCGTTAAAAGACGAATTAGTTCAACTAAAAAAACGCAACAAATTACAAATGCCATGCAAATGGTATCAACTGTAAAATTGAATCAAATTCAAAAGCATACAGCAAGTTATCAAGTCTATGCCGCCAAGATTAGAAGTGTAATCACTCATCTTGCAAAATCACATCTATTAGATGCTGCTAATGCTAGTGGTGCTAAAAAAGATGATGGTCAAATCAATACATTAGGAATGTTACAACAACGTCCAATTAAAAAAAATGGGATCGTTGTAATGACTTCAGATCGTGGTTTAGTTGGTAGTTATAACTCAACAGTCTTGAAAGAAACAATGAGTTTAATTCAAAATGTAAGTAAGGCTGCTAACAAAAAAGATGACATTGTTATTTTAGCTATTGGTGGAACTGGAGCAGATTTCTTTAAACAACGGGGTTACAACATTGGATATGAATATCGTGGTGTTAGTGATGTACCAACATTTAAAGAAATTCGTCCAATTGTTCAAGCAATTGTAACAATGTATGATAGCAAGGCATATGATAAGTTATATGTTTGCTATAACCACTTTGTAAATACTTTGACATCTGCATTCCGTGTAGAACAAATGCTTCCAATTACAGCTGAAAACGTTGGTGATATGGAAGATAGCGGAATTGCTGAGAATGAGGAAGGTAAAGCAGAACCAACATATGATACTGAACCTTCTGAAGATGCAATTTTAGAAGTTATTTTGCCACAATATGCAGAAAGTCTTGTATATGGTGCAATCTTGGATGCTAAAACAGCTGAACATGCTTCAAGTTCAACTGCGATGAAATCAGCTTCTGATAATGCTGATGACATTATTTCATCATTGCAATTGCAATATAACCGTGCACGTCAAAGTGCAATTACAACTGAAATTACTGAAATTACAGGTGCACAAGCTGCCCTAGAATAA